The following are from one region of the Eulemur rufifrons isolate Redbay chromosome 17, OSU_ERuf_1, whole genome shotgun sequence genome:
- the PELO gene encoding protein pelota homolog, with amino-acid sequence MKLVRKDIEKDNAGQVTLVPEEPEDMWHTYNLVQVGDSLRASTIRKVQTESSTGSVGSNRVRTTLTLCVEAIDFDSQACQLRVKGTNIQENEYVKMGAYHTIELEPNRQFTLAKKQWDSVVLERIEQACDPAWSADVAAVVMQEGLAHICLVTPSMTLTRAKVEVNIPRKRKGNCSQHDRALERFYEQVVQAIQRHIHFDIVKCILVASPGFVREQFCDYMFQQAVKTDNKVLLENRSKFLQVHASSGHKYSLKEALCDPTVASRLSDTKAAGEVKALDDFYKMLQHEPDRAFYGLKQVEKANEAMAIDTLLISDELFRHQDVATRSRYVRLVDSVKENAGTVRIFSSLHVSGEQLSQLTGVAAILRFPVPELSDQEDDSSSEED; translated from the exons ATGAAACTTGTGAGGAAGGACATTGAGAAGGACAATGCGGGCCAGGTGACCCTGGTCCCCGAGGAGCCTGAGGACATGTGGCACACTTACAACCTAGTGCAGGTGGGCGACAGCCTGCGCGCCTCCACCATCCGCAAGGTACAGACCGAGTCCTCCACAGGCAGCGTGGGAAGCAACCGGGTCCGCACTACCCTTACTCTCTGCGTGGAAGCCATCGACTTCGACTCTCAAGCCTGCCAGCTGCGGGTCAAGGGGACCAACATCCAAGAGAATGAGTATGTCAAGATGGGGGCTTACCACACGATCGAGCTGGAGCCTAACCGCCAGTTCACCCTGGCCAAGAAACAGTGGGACAGTGTGGTTCTGGAGCGCATTGAGCAGGCCTGTGACCCAGCCTGGAGCGCTGATGTGGCGGCTGTGGTCATGCAGGAAGGCCTCGCCCATATCTGCTTAGTCACTCCTAGCATGACCCTCACTCGGGCCAAGGTGGAGGTGAACATCCCTAGGAAACGGAAAGGCAACTGCTCCCAGCATGACCGGGCCTTGGAGCGGTTCTATGAACAGGTGGTCCAGGCCATCCAGCGCCACATACACTTTGATATCGTAAAGTGCATTCTGGTGGCAAGCCCAGGATTTGTGAGGGAGCAGTTCTGCGACTACATGTTTCAACAAGCAGTGAAGACTGACAACAAAGTGCTTCTGGAAAACCGGTCCAAATTTCTTCAG GTGCATGCCTCCTCTGGACACAAGTACTCCCTGAAAGAGGCCCTTTGTGACCCAACTGTAGCTAGCCGCCTTTCAGACACTAAAGCTGCTGGGGAAGTAAAAGCCTTGGATGACTTCTATAAAATGTTACAGCATGAACCTGACCGAGCTTTCTATGGACTCAAGCAGGTGGAGAAGGCCAATGAAGCCATGGCAATTGACACATTGCTCATCAGTGATGAGCTCTTCAGGCACCAGGATGTAGCCACACGGAGCCGGTATGTGAGGCTGGTGGACAGTGTGAAAGAGAATGCAGGCACGGTTAGGATATTCTCTAGTCTTCATGTATCTGGGGAACAGCTTAGCCAACTGACTGGGGTAGCTGCCATTCTCCGATTCCCTGTCCCAGAACTCTCTGACCAAGAGGATGATTCCAGTTCTGAAGAGGATTAA